CGTCAACCGCAATATCTGGCGTCTGTTCTCCGAACACGACATCACGATTCCGTTCGCGCAACGCGAGGTGCGGATCGTCGGCAACATCGGGAACGCAATGCCGCAGCCGGTAGCAATGACCGCTGCGGCGGCCAGTCAGTCCGACAGCGGCCACTGACGGGCACTTTGAACGCACCGACAGGTCTCAAAGGGCCTTCGGCTCGCTCGTTCTGTTGATGCCGCACAAAAATTCCCTATTTGTTACAAACACTTGGAACGCTTCAAGTAGAATAGCGTCCAATCCCGCTGTATGCTTTCACTTTCTTGACACGCGCATTTTGCACGTGTCTCGTGTCTCTCGTTCCACAGGTAAATTGCCTTGTTGAATTCTTTGCTCGACTTTCTTGCCCACGGTCTGTTGCACTTCTCGTGGTGGCAACTTGTGCTGTACACCGCAATCGCGACGCACATCACGATCATCGGTGTGACGGTCTATTTGCATCGCTGCCAGGCGCACCGCGCGTTGGAGCTGCATCCGATCGCCAGTCATTTTTTCCGTTTCTGGTTGTGGATGACCACCGGCATGTTGACCGGCCAGTGGGCCGCGATTCACCGTAAGCACCACGCCAAGTGCGAGACCGAAGAAGATCCGCACAGCCCGCAAACGCGCGGCATCTGGAAGGTGCTGCTCGAAGGCGCGGAACTGTATCGCACCGAAGCGAAAAACGAAGAAACCATGCGCAAGTTCAGTCACGGCACGCCGAACGACTGGATGGAACGCAACGTCTACACCAAGTACCCGATCCTCGGCGTGAGCTTGATGATGGTGCTGAACGTCGCGCTGTTCGGCGTCGTCGGTCTGACCATCTGGGCCGTACAAATGGTGTGGATCCCCTTCTGGGCCGCCGGCGTGGTCAACGGCCTCGCGCACTTCTGGGGCTACCGCAACTTCAACTCGTCGGATGCGAGCACCAACATTTTCCCGTGGGGCATCATCATCGGCGGTGAAGAGCTGCATAACAATCACCACACCTATGCGACGTCGGCCAAGCTGTCGAACAAGTGGTACGAGTTCGATATCGGCTGGATGTACATCCGCATCATGTCGGCCTTCCGTCTGGCCAAGGTGAAGAAGGTTGCGCCCACGCCGCGTCTGACCACCGGCAAGCTGGTGCTCGATCAGGACACGTTGCAAGCCGTGCTGGCGAATCGCTACGAAGTGATGGCGCGTTACGGCAAGGCGCTCAAGCGCGCCTATCGTCAGGAACTGGCGCATTTGAAGGAAGTGGGCGCGCGCGAGAAGTATCAGGTTATGCGCGGCGCGCGTAGCTGGTTCCACAAGGAAGAAGCGGGTCTCGACGAGCCGCAGAAACGCCAGTTGCCGCAAATCTTTGCGAACAGCCAGAAGCTCAAGACCTACATCGACATGCGCAATGAGCTGGCCGCCATGTGGGAGCGCTCCAATGCATCGCGCGATCAATTGCTGATCCAGTTGCAGGACTGGTGTCATCGCGCTGAGCAGAGCGGTATTAAAGCGCTGCAAGAGTTTGCGATGCGACTGCGTCGTTATGCCTGATAGCGAAATCTATTAAAATCTCAGTACGTCACAAAACCCCGCGTTGGCGGGGTTTTGCTTTTTGGGCCGCGGAAACTTCAACGATACGCGATTGACAGTGTGCGGCAGCAGAGCGAAGGCAGAGGAGATCATGGATCAGCAGGCGATCAGAACCGTCGAATACGACCGTCCGCAGGCGCAGGGCACCACCTGCGGGATCGGGCAGGCGTGGGCGAAGGTACCCGACATGCCGTCGGCGGAAGAGAAGGTGGCGCTGAAGGCGCGTATCCGCGCCTTGCTCGAGCGCGAGAAAGCGGTGCTTGTCGCGCACTATTATGTCGATGCGGAATTGCAGGAGCTTGCCGACGA
The nucleotide sequence above comes from Paraburkholderia sp. FT54. Encoded proteins:
- a CDS encoding fatty acid desaturase; the encoded protein is MLNSLLDFLAHGLLHFSWWQLVLYTAIATHITIIGVTVYLHRCQAHRALELHPIASHFFRFWLWMTTGMLTGQWAAIHRKHHAKCETEEDPHSPQTRGIWKVLLEGAELYRTEAKNEETMRKFSHGTPNDWMERNVYTKYPILGVSLMMVLNVALFGVVGLTIWAVQMVWIPFWAAGVVNGLAHFWGYRNFNSSDASTNIFPWGIIIGGEELHNNHHTYATSAKLSNKWYEFDIGWMYIRIMSAFRLAKVKKVAPTPRLTTGKLVLDQDTLQAVLANRYEVMARYGKALKRAYRQELAHLKEVGAREKYQVMRGARSWFHKEEAGLDEPQKRQLPQIFANSQKLKTYIDMRNELAAMWERSNASRDQLLIQLQDWCHRAEQSGIKALQEFAMRLRRYA